Proteins from a single region of Gemmatirosa kalamazoonensis:
- a CDS encoding clostripain-related cysteine peptidase, whose amino-acid sequence MQALSTARRWRALTAVALAAASVAITACADTVTAPRVAHARPALELSNDSTRSGAPSREWTVMVFMAADNSLAVQGVGDIDEMEAAGVSPEVQVVVQAEFNPTEFARAGCGQPSCAHLPNFNTFRYAITGGARSVTGPDGQVTDIGDRNMTDPAQIAEFVRWAKDRYPAKHYALVLWNHGGGYAGLLEDLTTAGSHLMSIGELPAALSGVGAIDVLDFDMCLMAGYETLTEVAPFARYVVFSEETEPGEGDPYTGMLTALRAHPTADGRAVAGMFVDEWAKFYEKHRASTTKSAYDMAGFAQFTSALDAAADRLTAAVGDADGNAAVHNAAEQAQRFDIKPLADIGTFVDALRERAADPSLASTLGALRESLASPAFLVRNTARKGSASNARDVSRATGLHALLPSGGTDDALPDGGPLSFAEYRKLLPERAWTRFLTAYLEGGTGAPTTAALDQGEQRFESYVVWDTSSTSHGVDIDMWILEPDGGLYIPFLGTVSPNGHLTPDSYDGGVSYEGYLTNRFVLRGRYYVLANLYADPADVRPRYDVQYRFDQQREFSSLYSPRFPRLSLQRSWLDDEDLTFEKLEAGAYTDLQIAAWVDLGMESNSLAATRTLNAPDAAMRGALRGAVRLTAPQLQTVRRNLMARSAMRNAARMRSPNAAPARALGLRPLAEP is encoded by the coding sequence ATGCAAGCCCTGTCGACGGCGCGCCGGTGGCGCGCACTGACTGCAGTCGCGCTGGCCGCCGCGTCGGTCGCGATCACCGCGTGCGCCGATACCGTGACGGCGCCGCGCGTCGCGCACGCCCGGCCGGCGCTGGAGCTCTCGAACGACAGCACGCGCAGCGGCGCGCCGTCGCGCGAGTGGACCGTGATGGTGTTCATGGCGGCGGACAACAGCCTCGCCGTGCAGGGCGTCGGCGACATCGACGAGATGGAAGCCGCCGGCGTGTCGCCGGAGGTGCAGGTCGTGGTGCAGGCGGAGTTCAACCCGACCGAGTTCGCGCGCGCCGGCTGCGGGCAGCCGAGCTGCGCGCACCTGCCCAACTTCAACACGTTCCGATACGCCATCACCGGCGGCGCGCGCTCGGTCACGGGCCCCGACGGTCAGGTGACCGACATCGGCGACCGCAACATGACCGATCCGGCGCAGATCGCTGAGTTCGTGCGGTGGGCGAAGGACCGCTATCCCGCGAAGCACTACGCGCTCGTGCTGTGGAACCACGGCGGCGGCTACGCGGGGCTGCTCGAGGATCTCACGACCGCGGGCTCGCACCTGATGTCGATCGGCGAGCTGCCGGCCGCGCTGTCGGGCGTGGGCGCGATCGACGTGCTCGACTTCGACATGTGCCTGATGGCCGGCTACGAGACGCTGACCGAGGTCGCGCCGTTCGCGCGCTACGTGGTGTTCTCGGAGGAGACGGAGCCCGGCGAGGGCGATCCGTACACCGGCATGCTCACCGCGCTGCGCGCGCATCCGACCGCCGACGGGCGCGCGGTGGCGGGGATGTTCGTGGACGAGTGGGCGAAGTTCTACGAGAAGCACCGCGCGTCGACGACGAAGTCGGCGTACGACATGGCGGGCTTCGCGCAGTTCACGTCGGCGCTCGACGCGGCGGCGGACCGCCTCACCGCGGCCGTGGGCGACGCCGACGGCAACGCCGCGGTGCACAACGCGGCCGAGCAGGCGCAGCGGTTCGACATCAAGCCGCTCGCCGACATCGGCACGTTCGTGGACGCGCTGCGCGAGCGCGCGGCGGATCCGTCGCTCGCCAGCACGTTGGGCGCGCTGCGCGAGTCGCTCGCGAGCCCCGCGTTCCTCGTGCGCAACACGGCGCGCAAGGGCTCCGCGTCGAACGCGCGGGACGTGTCGCGCGCGACGGGGCTGCACGCGCTGCTGCCGAGCGGCGGCACCGACGACGCGCTCCCGGACGGCGGCCCGCTGAGCTTCGCCGAGTACCGCAAGCTGCTGCCCGAGCGTGCGTGGACGCGGTTCCTCACGGCGTACCTGGAGGGCGGCACGGGCGCGCCGACGACGGCGGCGCTCGACCAGGGCGAGCAGCGGTTCGAGAGCTACGTCGTCTGGGACACGTCGAGCACGTCGCACGGCGTCGACATCGACATGTGGATCCTGGAGCCCGACGGCGGCCTGTACATCCCGTTCCTCGGCACGGTGTCGCCGAACGGGCACCTGACGCCGGACTCGTACGACGGCGGCGTGTCGTACGAGGGCTATCTGACGAACCGGTTCGTGCTGCGCGGCCGCTACTACGTGCTCGCGAACCTGTACGCGGACCCGGCCGACGTGCGACCGCGCTACGACGTGCAGTACCGGTTCGACCAGCAGCGCGAGTTCTCGTCGCTGTACTCGCCGCGCTTCCCGCGCCTGTCGCTGCAGCGCTCGTGGCTCGACGACGAGGACCTCACGTTCGAGAAGCTGGAGGCCGGCGCGTACACGGACCTGCAGATCGCGGCGTGGGTCGACCTCGGCATGGAGAGCAACTCGCTCGCGGCGACCCGCACGTTGAACGCGCCCGACGCGGCGATGCGCGGCGCGTTGCGTGGCGCGGTGCGGCTCACCGCGCCGCAGCTGCAGACGGTGCGGCGCAACCTGATGGCGCGGAGCGCGATGCGGAACGCGGCGCGGATGCGCTCACCGAACGCCGCGCCGGCACGCGCGCTGGGGCTGCGGCCACTCGCGGAGCCCTGA